Proteins encoded within one genomic window of Myxococcales bacterium:
- a CDS encoding response regulator has translation MTEHAVLFVDDEVNILKAIQRLLRHEPMRVLTATDPAEALEIMRKTPPQVVVTDQRMPTMSGVEFLSAVREQHSDTIRMMLTGYTEMAIAVDAINQGEIYRLITKPWNDDELRATLRQAFDHYDLKSEIKRLNTVSREQNFKLQDMNRNLEVKVRDRTKQLALKNQELSTAYIQTIRALAEAIDAKDHYTRGHSDRVAVYSSRIARQMNLRNEMIERIYFAGLLHDVGKIGIPDAIITKPSKLSDEEYREIQKHPEIGAKILEPVEFLSHIVPCVRHHHEWFDGSSSGYPMQLAGDQIPQPSRIILVADTVEAMTSDRPYRKALPLETVVRELHKFSGSQFDPVCVDACLKLLDDEGEIFIARNQQFDIYSFIEG, from the coding sequence GTGACCGAACACGCAGTCCTGTTTGTCGACGACGAAGTCAATATCCTGAAAGCGATTCAACGTCTGCTTCGCCACGAGCCCATGCGTGTGCTCACGGCCACCGATCCGGCCGAGGCACTGGAAATCATGCGCAAAACCCCGCCTCAAGTCGTGGTGACGGATCAGCGCATGCCGACCATGAGTGGTGTCGAATTTCTCTCCGCGGTGCGGGAACAGCACTCTGACACCATCCGCATGATGCTGACCGGCTATACGGAAATGGCCATTGCCGTCGATGCCATCAACCAGGGCGAGATCTATCGCTTGATCACAAAGCCATGGAACGACGACGAACTGCGCGCCACCCTGCGCCAGGCATTCGATCACTACGACCTGAAATCCGAGATCAAGCGACTCAATACCGTCTCGCGGGAGCAAAACTTCAAGCTCCAGGACATGAACCGCAATCTCGAAGTCAAGGTCCGAGACCGCACCAAGCAGCTCGCCCTCAAGAACCAGGAACTCAGCACAGCCTATATCCAGACCATTCGCGCGCTGGCCGAGGCGATCGACGCCAAGGACCACTACACCCGAGGTCATTCGGACCGCGTCGCAGTCTACTCCTCACGAATTGCACGGCAGATGAACCTGCGCAATGAAATGATCGAGCGCATCTACTTCGCCGGATTGCTCCACGACGTAGGCAAGATCGGCATTCCGGACGCGATCATCACGAAGCCATCGAAATTGAGCGACGAAGAGTACCGCGAGATTCAGAAGCACCCGGAGATCGGAGCGAAGATCCTCGAACCGGTCGAGTTCTTGAGTCACATTGTGCCGTGCGTTCGCCACCATCACGAATGGTTCGACGGCAGCAGTTCCGGTTACCCCATGCAACTGGCGGGCGACCAGATTCCGCAACCCTCTCGCATCATTCTGGTTGCCGACACCGTCGAGGCCATGACCAGCGACCGGCCGTACCGCAAGGCATTGCCCCTCGAAACCGTCGTGCGCGAACTGCACAAGTTCTCCGGCAGCCAGTTCGACCCGGTCTGTGTCGACGCCTGTTTGAAGCTGCTCGACGACGAAGGCGAAATCTTCATCGCAAGAAACCAACAATTCGACATCTATTCATTCATCGAGGGCTAG